A portion of the Calothrix sp. 336/3 genome contains these proteins:
- a CDS encoding HlyD family efflux transporter periplasmic adaptor subunit, translating to MVSIPGIHKQAHGNKIDNLELKNENLSLLPVVNGDDFIPSTSKWIRFSGLFIAAAVFSTVVLSAVIKYNVKVQATAFVRPTGELRLVQPELEGVIKTVEVKENQVIKKGDIIARLDDEQQQIKKSQLTGNIQQNKLQIAQIDAQIKSLEAQIAAESRVIIGAIATAKAELARSQKEYEERKTTTQSDLLSAQAGLQKAIADLQKSQADLNFAHRERLRYQQLAASGAIATREYDQKHMAWEQAKAAVTAESKNVEIARTKVKSATASTNPSQALVAIAQERITQESAKGKATIANLTKDKQALVQRRSEVQNLLIQGENDLAQLDNQLKRNVIRATSNGIIQRLHLRNSGQVVRVSDTLAEIAPNNTPLVIKAMVPSNEIKNVAVGQKVQMRVSACPYTDYGTLNGVVTAISPDAIVPNNNGSGNTNTNSYFETTIQPENIKFGRQKHQCQIQIGMEVKTDIISQEETVLRFVLRKARLLTDFNL from the coding sequence TCTATCTTTATTACCAGTGGTAAATGGAGATGATTTTATACCTTCTACTAGTAAATGGATTCGCTTTAGCGGTTTATTTATTGCTGCGGCTGTTTTCAGTACTGTAGTTTTGTCAGCAGTAATTAAATATAATGTGAAAGTTCAAGCAACTGCCTTTGTGCGTCCCACAGGAGAATTAAGATTAGTTCAACCAGAGTTAGAAGGGGTAATTAAAACTGTGGAAGTTAAAGAAAATCAAGTTATCAAAAAAGGAGATATTATTGCCAGATTAGATGATGAACAACAGCAAATTAAAAAGAGTCAACTAACAGGAAATATTCAACAAAACAAGCTACAGATAGCCCAAATTGATGCTCAAATTAAATCATTAGAAGCGCAAATTGCTGCGGAATCACGGGTAATAATAGGAGCGATCGCCACAGCAAAAGCAGAGCTAGCACGTAGTCAAAAGGAATATGAAGAACGTAAAACAACTACCCAGAGCGATTTACTCTCCGCTCAAGCAGGTTTACAAAAGGCGATCGCCGATTTACAAAAGTCCCAAGCAGATTTGAATTTTGCCCATCGTGAACGTCTGCGTTATCAACAGTTAGCCGCATCAGGGGCGATCGCCACACGGGAATATGACCAAAAACACATGGCATGGGAGCAGGCAAAGGCAGCAGTCACCGCAGAATCTAAAAATGTCGAAATTGCCCGAACCAAGGTTAAGTCTGCTACAGCCTCAACTAACCCCAGTCAAGCATTGGTGGCGATCGCTCAAGAACGTATCACCCAGGAATCTGCCAAAGGAAAAGCAACAATTGCCAACCTCACCAAGGATAAGCAAGCTTTGGTACAACGACGTTCTGAGGTGCAAAATCTCCTGATTCAGGGAGAAAATGACTTAGCGCAATTAGACAATCAATTAAAAAGAAATGTGATTCGTGCTACCAGTAATGGGATTATTCAAAGGCTCCATCTGCGTAATTCCGGTCAAGTTGTACGTGTATCAGATACCTTAGCGGAAATTGCACCCAATAACACTCCCCTAGTTATTAAAGCCATGGTTCCATCCAATGAAATTAAAAATGTGGCGGTGGGGCAAAAAGTGCAAATGCGGGTGAGTGCTTGCCCCTATACAGATTACGGTACCCTCAATGGGGTGGTGACAGCAATTTCTCCCGACGCGATCGTGCCCAATAATAATGGTTCAGGAAATACAAATACTAATAGTTATTTTGAAACAACTATTCAACCGGAAAATATCAAATTTGGTCGGCAAAAGCACCAATGTCAAATTCAAATTGGGATGGAAGTGAAGACTGATATTATTTCCCAGGAAGAGACAGTTTTACGCTTTGTCCTCAGGAAAGCTCGGTTATTAACTGATTTTAATTTGTAG